Proteins from a genomic interval of Neovison vison isolate M4711 chromosome 4, ASM_NN_V1, whole genome shotgun sequence:
- the FERD3L gene encoding fer3-like protein produces the protein MAAHPERCVDASVLDFVADLSLASPGHPLLCDFAAGVPFGDPDLVLREGRRRRLAHFEEEDPEEEGEVDEGEEEEEEEHGRGASPLGRPKRKRVITYAQRQAANIRERKRMFNLNEAFDQLRRKVPTFAYEKRLSRIETLRLAIVYISFMTELLESCEKKDTG, from the coding sequence ATGGCGGCCCATCCGGAGAGGTGCGTGGACGCCAGCGTGCTGGACTTCGTCGCAGACCTGTCCCTGGCCTCCCCTGGGCACCCTCTCCTCTGCGACTTCGCAGCCGGGGTTCCCTTTGGGGACCCGGACCTTGTGCTCCGAGAGGGAAGACGCAGGAGGCTGGCACACTTTGAGGAGGAGGATCCAGAAGAGGAGGGCGAAGTAGacgaaggggaggaggaggaggaagaggagcatgGGAGAGGCGCCTCCCCGCTGGGCCGTCCCAAGAGGAAAAGGGTGATCACCTATGCCCAGCGCCAGGCAGCCAACATCCGCGAAAGGAAGCGGATGTTCAACCTCAATGAGGCCTTCGACCAGCTGCGAAGGAAGGTGCCCACTTTTGCTTACGAGAAGAGGCTGTCCCGAATCGAGACCCTACGCCTGGCCATCGTCTACATTTCCTTCATGACCGAGCTCTTGGAGAGCTGCGAAAAGAAGGATACCGGCTGA